TGCAAAACACGAAAGTCGACTCCACGTCGTTATTTCAAATTTAATTTGGAATTAGTGTTTTAGTGGGCTTATTTTGTTTTTAGCTGTTAATGGATTTTTTCTATTGTCATAGTAATTTTTCCACCCATCATATTTTTTTGTGTCGTACAAGTCAATTACCAATTTCACTTGGTCTTTGATAAAGTTATAATATCTAACTTCTCCTCTTTCAAATACTCTTTGAATAGTCCAACAGAAATAGTCAGCTAAATTTAGTAATGGGTCTTTTGTTGGATAATTTACATTGAAAACTATTTCAGTTTTTGATTCTTTGTTTCCGTTAATTTTAGCAAACCTTTGTTTGGCTTTGAGAAATGCTAATTCTAAATTATGGTTTTTGGTGCTTTTTCCACGCTCTGAAATGTGCATAACGAGTTTGTCGTGTTTTGAGAGTTTGTTTTTAAGTAAATGGGACAGTAAATCAGCATAAAAGTACTCTTCTTTACCCTTATGTTTTGTTTCATACCGCTCAATGTCTTTTCTTCCAACAACTGCTTCAAAACTGCAATTTATTGTTTTCATTAAGTCAAACATTTCCTTTCTAACCTCTGGCAAATCATCTGTCGCATGTAAATAATATCCTGTTTTATTAAGCTTCTTTAAAACGCTTGGAACGTGATAAAATTCATCATTAATAATTTTATCTTGAAGCGCATTTATTTTATCTCTGACTTCATATAATGGGTCCTTCACTTTTATCATACCAAGAATAAAGGTTTTCGACACTCCATCTTGTCCAATAATGTTTTTCTTCCCTTTACCATAGAATGTAGTATCCCCAGCTTCATCCAAAAAGCGATGATAATCCATCAATTTATTCTTTCCCATTTTTTATTTTTTGCTCTGCTATTCTTAATATTTCACCAATATTATTCTCGTCTTTTAACTCATTTACTATTTTATCAGAAAACCATATTATTAATAGTTCGTTGTAATCTACCTTATATATTTTGGAGAATTTTTTAACAAGTTCTTTTTTTGCTACTCTATTGTTGTTTTCAATTTTACTTAAAATAGAAGCATCAATTTCCAATTTTGCGGAAACCTCTCTTAGAAGAAGATTATTTTCCTCTCTCAATTTGCGAATTGTTTTTCCGAAGCTTTTTTCCATATTTTGACTTGACAAAATTTGTCAAATATAATGATAAAAAAATAGACTACAAAATTTAGTTCTGTAGCCAAATGTTTACAACATAAAGATAGATGGAGCAGTAACTCTATTTATGTTTTGTTAACGAAGGTGGCTTTTCCAAATTTGTATGTCAAGAGCTCGGTGGATTAAAGTTTACATAAGTCGTAAAGCATCCCTACCATAAAACAGACTAGGCAACAACTAACAGAATAGTTCGTTGTTGCCTAGTTAAAAAAATAGTCAAGCCATTATTTTCCGTCACATCCGGGCTTCGCATCGATGTCCGATTCTAGACGAATAGCGCCCAGTCCAATTTCTACGCCTTCATCTGCGGTAATCATAAATGCTGTGCGGATTTTACTCATATCCACGCCTAATTTATCAAAACAGCTTAGGCTAATACGGTATTCTTTCCATGCGTTTGCGGTAATATTAATGTCAAGGGTTTGTTCACAAGCGGTATTCTTATCGCAGCCCATACCAATTTTAACCATCACATCGCTTTTGGTCATGGATTTTGCCGAGAAGGTCAATTCCATAGCCCCATTGCTTTCGCGGGCCATATCCGCAGGAGCGGCAGCAGTTAATCGCAGCTGATCATTACCGGATGTTGTCCAATTGATACGTAACGCATCTTCTTGCGCCTTATGGTCGGTCTTACTAACGATCAATCCGCCAACAGACGTTGGGAAACTCGCTATTTGCTTATCCAAATCTCCTGATTTAAGCCATAAACTCCACGGAGCAACCGGCGCACCTTTGGCGTAAAATACTCCTGTTGAGGCTACCTCACTATTTTCTAGGCCAGATGCTTCTGGGAGTTGCTCCACTATGTCCTTACTTTCATAATTCAGTCCATAGCCCAGTTCAAACAACCTTTCCGCATCTTGATTAGCGGTGTTATCGGTTACCACTGCCGTGCTTGGCCATGAGAACGACAAACGCCCTGTAAAATCGTAAGACGGGTCTCTTTGGAACAGGAGGTCCGATACGCCACCACCTTCGCTGCCCGGCAACCAGGCTGCAATGAAGGCGTCCGACAAGTTTATCTCGGGATTACTCCACAAAGGACGGCCAGAAAGAAAAACGGAAACAACGGGAATACCTTTTTCACGAAATTTAACCAGTTTACCCGTATCAAAACCGTTGGGTACAAAATCCAGATTTTTGCGGTCCCCTTGAAACTCTGCGTAGGGGTCTTCACCATAAACGGCAATAACCACATCAGCGGTCTGGTTACTTTCCGCATCTGCTGAAAAAATTACTTGACCACCCGCTTCACCAACAGCTTCTTTAATTCCGTCGAGTATGGTTTCGCCATTAGGGAATTCGTCATTGGTGTGGCCCGTACCTTGCCACGATAGCGTCCAGCCACCGCAGGCTTTGGAAATACTGTTAGCACCGTCACCCACCACCATAATGGTTTTCGTAAGGTCCAACGGCAATACGCCATTGTTGTTTTTGAGTAAAACCATAGATTCGCGTACGGCTTGTCTTGCGATTGCCCTATTTTTAGGAAGTCCCAAAATACTTTCGTCTCCCGCATATTTCCGAGTGCTGGGCGCTCCTTTGGTAAATATGCCCGAAGCGATTTTTACCCGTAGGATACGGCGTACCGCATCATCCAATCGCTCCATGGGTACCACTCCGTTTTTTACATGGTTCAGGGTACTTTCGTAGAGACCTTTCCAACTGTCAGGGGCCATAAACATGTCAAGCCCCGAATTTAATGACTGAGCACAATCCGTATTCGTACAACCGGTAACCTGCCCATGACCGTTCCAGTCGCCCACGACAAAACCGTTAAATCCTAAACGCCCTTTTAAGACATCGGTCAGTAGTTCCTTGTCTCCATGGAGTTTTCTACCCTGCCAGCTAGAAAAAGAAGCCATTACCGTTTGGACTCCTGCCGGTATGGCCTCATAGTATCCGGCAGCATGTACTTTTCGCAATTCTTCCTCACTGATCAAAGCGTCACCTTGGTCCACACCGTTTTCGGTTGCTCCGTCGGCCAAGAAATGCTTTGCACTGGAGATTACCCTACCTGCGCCCATAAAATCATCTTCGCCGAAACGACCTTGTAATCCGTAAACGATACGACCGGCGTACGATGCGACTATTTCTGGGTCCTCAGAAAAGCCTTCGTAACTACGGCCCCAACGTATATCTTGCGGTACCGCTAGAGTGGGTGCAAAGGTCCAATCGTGACCCGAGACGGTAAGCTCGTTTGCGGTAATATTGGCGATTTTTTCTATAAGGTCTGGAT
This genomic window from Maribacter sp. MJ134 contains:
- a CDS encoding DUF3800 domain-containing protein: MGKNKLMDYHRFLDEAGDTTFYGKGKKNIIGQDGVSKTFILGMIKVKDPLYEVRDKINALQDKIINDEFYHVPSVLKKLNKTGYYLHATDDLPEVRKEMFDLMKTINCSFEAVVGRKDIERYETKHKGKEEYFYADLLSHLLKNKLSKHDKLVMHISERGKSTKNHNLELAFLKAKQRFAKINGNKESKTEIVFNVNYPTKDPLLNLADYFCWTIQRVFERGEVRYYNFIKDQVKLVIDLYDTKKYDGWKNYYDNRKNPLTAKNKISPLKH
- a CDS encoding glycoside hydrolase family 3 protein, with product MRTTKSKFLTSLLLYTALGFVISCTEQVNTTAAKKSENLVNPEDWPAIKALPLDPKIESQIDEILPKLTLEQKVGQVIQADNASVTVEDVKKYRLGSVLSGGNSAPGPLPYANTKEWLELADAYYNASLDTTGVEIAIPTIWGIDAVHGHANLSGAIVFPHNVGLGAMRNPDLIEKIANITANELTVSGHDWTFAPTLAVPQDIRWGRSYEGFSEDPEIVASYAGRIVYGLQGRFGEDDFMGAGRVISSAKHFLADGATENGVDQGDALISEEELRKVHAAGYYEAIPAGVQTVMASFSSWQGRKLHGDKELLTDVLKGRLGFNGFVVGDWNGHGQVTGCTNTDCAQSLNSGLDMFMAPDSWKGLYESTLNHVKNGVVPMERLDDAVRRILRVKIASGIFTKGAPSTRKYAGDESILGLPKNRAIARQAVRESMVLLKNNNGVLPLDLTKTIMVVGDGANSISKACGGWTLSWQGTGHTNDEFPNGETILDGIKEAVGEAGGQVIFSADAESNQTADVVIAVYGEDPYAEFQGDRKNLDFVPNGFDTGKLVKFREKGIPVVSVFLSGRPLWSNPEINLSDAFIAAWLPGSEGGGVSDLLFQRDPSYDFTGRLSFSWPSTAVVTDNTANQDAERLFELGYGLNYESKDIVEQLPEASGLENSEVASTGVFYAKGAPVAPWSLWLKSGDLDKQIASFPTSVGGLIVSKTDHKAQEDALRINWTTSGNDQLRLTAAAPADMARESNGAMELTFSAKSMTKSDVMVKIGMGCDKNTACEQTLDINITANAWKEYRISLSCFDKLGVDMSKIRTAFMITADEGVEIGLGAIRLESDIDAKPGCDGK
- a CDS encoding helix-turn-helix domain-containing protein, whose protein sequence is MEKSFGKTIRKLREENNLLLREVSAKLEIDASILSKIENNNRVAKKELVKKFSKIYKVDYNELLIIWFSDKIVNELKDENNIGEILRIAEQKIKNGKE